Proteins encoded in a region of the Mucilaginibacter sabulilitoris genome:
- a CDS encoding rod shape-determining protein MreD: protein MSRTILVNAIRFIVLVFMQVFLLKNITFYNLSTPYLYILFILLLPFEVPNILLFILSFVLGLTVDAFYDTPGLHAAACVVLALVRILFISITVQKEGFDNEPEPTLSIMGFRWFFTYALILTLFHHFFLLNLEVFSFQEIQYTLSRVVLSSLFTVFLMLVSGLLFFRRKERK, encoded by the coding sequence ATGAGTAGGACTATTTTAGTTAATGCCATCAGGTTTATAGTGCTGGTTTTTATGCAGGTGTTTTTATTAAAAAACATAACCTTTTATAACCTGTCTACCCCGTACCTGTACATATTATTTATTTTACTGTTACCTTTTGAGGTTCCCAATATATTATTATTTATACTGTCCTTTGTACTCGGTTTAACGGTCGACGCTTTTTATGATACACCGGGTTTGCATGCGGCGGCATGTGTTGTGCTGGCGTTGGTGCGTATATTATTTATCAGCATTACCGTACAAAAAGAGGGATTTGATAACGAACCCGAGCCAACTTTGAGTATTATGGGTTTCCGGTGGTTTTTTACTTATGCCCTGATCCTTACTTTGTTTCATCACTTTTTCCTGCTTAATTTAGAAGTTTTTAGTTTTCAAGAAATACAGTACACACTAAGCCGCGTGGTTTTGAGTTCATTATTTACAGTATTTTTGATGCTGGTTTCGGGATTACTATTTTTCAGAAGGAAAGAACGTAAATGA
- a CDS encoding rod shape-determining protein, which translates to MGLFNFFTQEIAIDLGTANTLIIHNDKVVVDEPSIVAFDRTTNKVIAIGRQAMQMEGKTHDNIRTVRPLKDGVIADFNAAEHMIRGMIKMINQGKGWFFPSLRMVICIPSGITEVEKRAVRDSAEIAGAKEVYLIHEPMAAAVGIGIDVEEPMGNMIIDIGGGTTEIAVIALSGIVCDQSIRVAGDNFDSDIVQYIRRQHNIMIGDRTAEKIKIEVGAALPELADPPADFAVQGRDLMTGVPKQIMVSYTEIAHCLDKSISKIEEAILKALEITPPELSADIYQTGIYLTGGGALLRGLDKRVAAKTKLPVHVAEDPLRAVVRGTGTALKNIGNFKFLMQ; encoded by the coding sequence ATGGGTTTATTTAATTTTTTTACACAAGAAATCGCTATCGATTTAGGTACCGCAAATACCCTCATTATACATAATGATAAAGTTGTTGTTGATGAACCGTCTATCGTGGCGTTCGACAGAACAACCAATAAAGTTATCGCCATTGGCCGGCAGGCTATGCAAATGGAGGGTAAAACCCACGACAATATCCGTACGGTTCGTCCGCTTAAGGATGGTGTAATTGCCGACTTTAACGCAGCTGAGCACATGATACGCGGTATGATCAAAATGATAAACCAGGGTAAAGGCTGGTTTTTCCCATCACTTCGTATGGTAATCTGTATCCCGTCGGGTATTACCGAGGTGGAGAAACGCGCTGTACGCGACTCGGCCGAGATTGCCGGAGCAAAAGAGGTTTACCTGATACATGAACCAATGGCTGCCGCGGTAGGTATTGGTATTGATGTGGAGGAACCAATGGGCAACATGATCATTGATATTGGTGGCGGTACAACCGAAATTGCCGTTATAGCCCTGTCGGGTATTGTTTGCGACCAGTCTATCCGTGTTGCGGGTGATAACTTCGACTCAGATATTGTACAATATATCCGCCGTCAGCATAACATTATGATAGGCGATCGTACTGCCGAAAAAATTAAGATTGAGGTAGGTGCAGCGTTGCCTGAGCTTGCAGATCCACCGGCTGATTTTGCCGTTCAGGGCCGTGACCTGATGACTGGTGTACCTAAACAGATCATGGTGTCGTATACCGAAATTGCACACTGTCTTGATAAATCCATTTCAAAAATTGAGGAAGCTATTTTAAAAGCACTGGAAATTACGCCACCAGAGCTTTCGGCTGATATATACCAAACAGGTATCTATTTAACAGGTGGCGGTGCTTTGTTACGTGGCCTTGATAAACGTGTTGCAGCCAAAACAAAACTACCCGTTCACGTGGCCGAAGATCCGCTGCGCGCTGTAGTACGCGGAACAGGAACCGCACTTAAAAATATAGGTAATTTTAAATTCTTAATGCAATAG
- the fabG gene encoding 3-oxoacyl-[acyl-carrier-protein] reductase — protein MKLLEGKIALITGASKGIGRKIAEKFAEHGANVAFTYLSSVEKGQALEQELQSFGTQVKGYRSDASKFDEAEKLINDIVADFGSLHIVVNNAGITKDGLLMRMTEENWDEVLDVNLKSIFNVTKAASKIMMKNRQGVFINMSSVVGVQGNAGQANYAASKAGIIGFSKSVAKELGSRNIRTNVVAPGFIKTEMTEVLDPKVVEGWEANIPLKRAGQPEDVANACVFLASDMGSYITGQVIPVDGGML, from the coding sequence ATGAAATTATTAGAAGGAAAAATCGCGCTTATAACCGGTGCATCAAAAGGTATAGGCCGTAAAATAGCAGAAAAGTTTGCCGAACACGGCGCCAATGTAGCTTTTACCTATTTATCATCAGTTGAAAAAGGCCAGGCCCTGGAACAGGAGCTGCAAAGCTTTGGCACACAGGTTAAGGGGTACCGTTCAGATGCATCTAAATTTGACGAAGCCGAGAAACTGATCAATGACATTGTAGCCGATTTTGGCAGCTTACATATAGTGGTTAACAACGCAGGTATTACCAAAGATGGTTTATTGATGCGCATGACCGAGGAAAACTGGGACGAAGTACTGGATGTGAACCTGAAATCGATATTTAACGTTACCAAGGCTGCTTCTAAAATCATGATGAAAAACCGCCAGGGGGTGTTCATTAACATGAGCTCAGTGGTAGGCGTTCAGGGTAATGCGGGGCAAGCTAATTATGCTGCTTCAAAAGCCGGTATTATTGGTTTTTCTAAATCGGTAGCTAAAGAGTTAGGCTCACGTAATATCCGCACCAACGTGGTAGCGCCTGGTTTTATCAAAACCGAAATGACCGAGGTGCTTGATCCTAAAGTGGTTGAGGGCTGGGAAGCTAATATCCCGCTTAAACGCGCTGGTCAGCCTGAGGATGTGGCCAATGCCTGCGTTTTCCTGGCATCAGATATGGGAAGCTACATCACCGGGCAGGTAATCCCTGTTGATGGCGGAATGCTTTAA
- a CDS encoding vWA domain-containing protein — translation MFSLTWGSVSGWWVPVCLILGVLYAWLLYRQPINLDKRFRVGLAILRAVVVFFIAMLLVSPLIKTVKYTPQKPLVLIAQDNSSSVNTFKSPGFNAANFLNDLSRLKQQLGDEYDVQEFNFSKNLNNGLSNKFTGKQTDIANALRQLNNRFVNQNIGALILATDGLYNQGNDPQYEAKNIKTSIYTIALGDTVAKRDLLIGNVSYNKTAFLGNDFEIEVLATAYQSKGENMRLTVTENGKQVHTQTIAVTSGDFKKAVSIKLTADKKGLRKYNISIAPVKNELSTQNNTETIYVEVLDARQKVLVLYQSPHPDITVIKQAIETNKNFEVKTVLLPDMTGTKPADYSLIVLYQTSAASSAAIKSFITKSKTPVWYIIGSQSDLPSFNTEQNLVKISSGRTELQEVFALPDADFSAFTLSDSSSKKIAALPPLLAPFGNYGTSPGTSVLLRQKIGVVPTAYPLLAFGDDGGRRTAVLAGEGVWRWQLAEYQNYGSRNATDELLSQTVQYLTANANRQRFRVYPARNVFDEGENVIVNAELYNDALELINTPDVKIDLKNQAGKNYSFLFSRSGQSYQLDAGALPVGEYTYTAVTKNGTQQFKAGGPLTIKPLNLETRQSAANHGLLNTIAKQSGGKTLYPNQINQLSNLIRKNDNIKTVVYEDKHYSDIIDVKWLFALILLLLTAEWFLRKREGEI, via the coding sequence ATGTTTTCATTAACATGGGGTTCAGTTTCGGGATGGTGGGTACCTGTTTGCCTTATACTTGGTGTGCTGTACGCCTGGCTGCTGTACCGTCAACCCATAAATCTTGATAAACGTTTTCGGGTTGGGCTCGCAATCCTTCGCGCGGTTGTAGTATTTTTTATCGCTATGCTATTGGTTTCGCCGTTAATAAAAACGGTTAAATACACGCCTCAAAAACCATTGGTTTTAATTGCGCAGGACAATTCATCATCTGTTAACACTTTTAAATCTCCGGGTTTTAATGCCGCGAATTTTTTAAATGATCTGTCGCGTCTGAAACAACAGCTTGGCGATGAGTATGACGTGCAGGAGTTTAATTTCAGCAAGAACCTGAACAATGGCCTGTCCAACAAATTCACAGGCAAACAAACCGATATTGCCAATGCCCTGCGCCAGCTCAACAACCGTTTTGTAAACCAAAACATAGGTGCATTAATTTTAGCAACAGATGGTTTATACAACCAGGGGAACGATCCGCAGTACGAAGCCAAAAACATCAAAACCAGTATTTATACCATAGCCCTGGGCGACACCGTTGCCAAACGCGACCTGCTCATTGGCAACGTAAGCTATAACAAAACTGCCTTTTTGGGTAACGACTTTGAGATAGAAGTTTTGGCCACGGCCTACCAAAGCAAAGGCGAAAACATGCGGCTTACCGTTACCGAAAATGGCAAACAGGTACACACCCAAACCATTGCTGTCACATCCGGCGATTTTAAAAAAGCGGTCTCCATAAAGCTTACCGCCGATAAAAAAGGGCTACGGAAGTATAACATTAGCATTGCTCCCGTAAAAAACGAACTGTCGACCCAAAACAATACCGAAACTATTTATGTGGAAGTGCTTGATGCCCGTCAAAAAGTATTGGTGTTATACCAAAGTCCGCACCCCGATATTACAGTTATTAAACAGGCCATTGAAACTAATAAAAACTTTGAGGTAAAAACTGTTTTACTGCCCGATATGACCGGCACTAAACCTGCCGACTACAGCCTTATTGTGCTTTATCAAACATCAGCGGCAAGCTCGGCGGCTATAAAAAGTTTCATAACCAAAAGCAAAACACCTGTTTGGTACATCATAGGTTCGCAAAGCGATCTGCCTTCATTCAACACCGAACAAAACCTGGTAAAGATCAGTTCCGGGCGCACAGAATTGCAGGAGGTGTTCGCATTGCCCGATGCTGACTTTTCGGCTTTCACTTTATCCGATTCTTCAAGCAAAAAAATCGCGGCACTCCCTCCGCTCCTGGCTCCGTTTGGTAATTACGGTACATCGCCGGGCACGTCGGTTTTATTAAGGCAAAAAATAGGCGTGGTACCTACGGCCTATCCTTTACTGGCCTTTGGCGACGATGGCGGCAGGCGTACCGCTGTTTTAGCCGGTGAGGGGGTGTGGCGCTGGCAACTGGCCGAGTACCAGAACTATGGCAGCCGCAACGCTACCGACGAATTACTGAGCCAAACCGTGCAATATTTAACCGCCAATGCCAACCGCCAGCGTTTCAGGGTTTACCCCGCCCGCAATGTTTTTGATGAAGGGGAAAATGTGATCGTCAACGCCGAACTCTACAATGACGCGCTGGAGCTCATCAACACGCCCGATGTAAAGATCGACCTGAAAAATCAGGCAGGTAAAAACTATAGTTTCCTGTTTAGCCGGAGCGGACAAAGTTACCAGCTTGATGCCGGTGCATTGCCTGTAGGCGAATATACCTACACTGCTGTCACTAAAAACGGCACCCAGCAGTTTAAAGCCGGCGGACCATTAACCATAAAGCCCCTCAACCTCGAAACCCGCCAAAGCGCAGCCAACCACGGGCTGCTTAACACCATTGCTAAACAAAGCGGCGGTAAAACGCTATACCCCAACCAAATTAATCAGTTGTCCAACCTCATCCGTAAGAATGACAATATCAAAACCGTGGTTTATGAAGATAAACACTACAGCGATATCATCGACGTAAAATGGCTGTTTGCGCTGATATTATTACTCCTAACCGCCGAATGGTTTTTACGAAAACGCGAAGGGGAGATTTGA
- a CDS encoding energy transducer TonB, with amino-acid sequence MTGRNKISLIAIIVTFLSCFVINNSFAQNSKNTCKGKQDSILHKFVYTTVDIMPEPQNGLKTLSDSLMKHLKYPTNKGDFQGKVIIAFVIEPDGKIDGQRVIRNLFGSDFTFSQQLFKIVKSFKWEPGLCKGKPVPVLYPLPINIGIQE; translated from the coding sequence ATGACAGGCCGGAACAAAATATCTCTTATAGCTATAATTGTAACTTTCCTTTCATGTTTTGTTATTAACAATAGCTTTGCTCAAAATAGCAAAAACACATGTAAAGGTAAACAGGATTCTATCCTTCATAAATTTGTTTATACAACAGTTGATATAATGCCGGAACCCCAAAACGGATTAAAAACTTTGAGTGATTCTCTAATGAAACACTTAAAATACCCCACCAATAAAGGAGATTTTCAAGGCAAAGTTATTATAGCATTCGTTATTGAACCTGATGGAAAAATTGATGGGCAAAGAGTAATTCGCAATCTTTTTGGAAGCGACTTCACTTTTAGCCAGCAACTCTTTAAAATTGTAAAGAGCTTTAAATGGGAACCCGGCTTATGCAAAGGCAAACCTGTACCAGTCCTGTATCCTCTCCCCATAAATATTGGTATTCAGGAATAG
- the purH gene encoding bifunctional phosphoribosylaminoimidazolecarboxamide formyltransferase/IMP cyclohydrolase has protein sequence MSQSVQIKNALISVYYKDNLEPIIQELNRLGVKIYSTGGTETFIRNLGVDVIPVEDLTSYPSILGGRVKTLHPKVFGGILTRRGFGSDEEQIAQYEIPEIDLVIVDLYPFEETVKSGASEEDIIEKIDIGGISLIRAAAKNFKDVVIVASKNDYGTLEEILKTQEGATTIAQRRSFAHKAFNISSHYDSAIFQYFNQEDPLPVFKQSIQSSQVLRYGENPHQGGVFYGDLDAMFTKLHGKELSYNNLVDVDAAVALIDEFTEPTIAILKHTNACGIASRSFIKEAWVDALACDPVSAFGGVIIANAEIDAETATEISKIFYEVLIAPAFTDEAVSILQEKKNRIILVRQPVALPTKQFKTLLNGVIEQDKDAVIEGPAQMTPVTNRQPTEHELHDLFFANKVVKHTKSNTIVFAKNNQLMASGVGQTSRVDALRQAVIKAESFGFDLKGAVMASDAFFPFPDCAELAAEAGITAILQPGGSINDKLSVTMCNEKNISMVTTGVRHFKH, from the coding sequence ATGAGCCAGTCTGTTCAAATAAAAAACGCTTTAATTTCCGTTTATTACAAAGATAATTTAGAGCCTATTATTCAGGAGTTAAATCGCCTTGGTGTTAAGATCTATTCAACCGGTGGCACCGAAACCTTTATCCGCAATTTAGGTGTTGATGTTATACCTGTTGAGGACCTTACCTCATACCCGTCTATTTTAGGCGGACGTGTTAAAACATTGCACCCTAAGGTATTTGGTGGCATTTTAACCCGCAGAGGTTTTGGCAGCGATGAAGAGCAGATTGCGCAATATGAGATACCTGAAATTGACCTGGTGATTGTTGACCTTTATCCTTTTGAAGAAACTGTAAAATCCGGTGCTTCTGAAGAAGATATTATTGAAAAGATAGATATTGGCGGTATTTCACTGATCCGCGCAGCAGCCAAGAATTTTAAAGACGTTGTGATCGTGGCTTCAAAAAATGATTACGGTACATTGGAAGAGATCCTGAAAACACAGGAAGGCGCTACAACTATTGCCCAACGCCGTTCATTTGCCCATAAAGCGTTCAATATATCCTCACATTACGATAGTGCCATATTCCAATACTTTAACCAGGAAGATCCGCTACCGGTGTTTAAACAAAGCATACAAAGCAGCCAGGTATTACGCTACGGCGAAAATCCGCACCAGGGTGGTGTATTTTATGGCGATCTGGATGCCATGTTCACCAAGCTGCATGGTAAGGAACTATCGTACAATAATTTGGTTGACGTAGACGCAGCGGTTGCCCTTATTGATGAATTTACCGAGCCAACTATCGCGATATTAAAACATACTAACGCCTGTGGTATCGCTTCTCGTTCTTTTATTAAAGAAGCCTGGGTAGATGCGCTTGCATGTGACCCGGTTTCGGCCTTTGGCGGTGTAATTATCGCAAATGCGGAGATTGATGCTGAAACAGCTACCGAAATAAGCAAGATATTTTATGAAGTGCTGATAGCCCCTGCTTTTACCGATGAAGCCGTTAGCATATTACAGGAAAAGAAAAATCGCATTATCCTGGTTCGTCAGCCTGTTGCTCTGCCAACCAAACAATTCAAAACTTTATTGAACGGTGTTATTGAGCAGGATAAAGATGCCGTTATTGAAGGTCCGGCTCAAATGACTCCGGTTACCAACAGGCAGCCAACAGAGCATGAACTGCATGATCTGTTCTTCGCCAACAAGGTGGTAAAGCATACCAAATCAAATACTATTGTGTTTGCTAAAAACAACCAGTTAATGGCAAGCGGGGTAGGCCAAACATCAAGGGTTGATGCGCTGAGGCAAGCTGTTATAAAAGCCGAAAGTTTTGGCTTTGATCTTAAAGGGGCGGTAATGGCATCCGATGCCTTTTTTCCGTTCCCGGATTGTGCCGAGCTGGCTGCCGAAGCAGGTATAACTGCTATACTGCAACCAGGTGGGTCAATAAATGACAAACTGTCTGTAACCATGTGTAATGAAAAAAACATTTCAATGGTTACTACCGGTGTTCGTCATTTTAAACATTAA
- the rodA gene encoding rod shape-determining protein RodA: MSNQRSFFFNVDWLTVLLYLALCVIGWFNIHAAVFDESHPSIIDASTNYGKQFIYINVSIVIAIIILLLENRFLTALAPAFYVVTVLLLILVLLIGRNVGGNQAWINIGGGFRLQPSEFAKFATCLLLARYLSSVNVKVTEVKSFVIAAGIILLPMVLIKLQPDDGSTLVFCSLIFVLYREGLSSYFLIIIGILITLFLTSQVFNELYIIAVIAVITGLFAITIKRNRALVFKIIAGAVISIAFVLIAKPLYNHGLKSHQRARIDIVLGLTKDNRGVGYNQNQSKIAIGSGRLWGKGYLQGTQTKYAFVPEQSTDFIFCTIGEEWGFAGSVVVLGLYLFLILRIVMIAERQRAPFSRIYGYGVASILFFHVVINIAMAIGLMPVIGIPLPFISYGGSSLLSFTILLFILVKLDSNRMGIV, from the coding sequence ATGAGTAACCAACGCAGTTTCTTTTTTAATGTTGACTGGCTAACGGTACTCCTTTATCTGGCCTTGTGCGTTATTGGTTGGTTTAATATTCATGCGGCAGTATTTGACGAAAGTCATCCAAGTATTATTGATGCATCTACTAATTATGGCAAGCAGTTTATCTACATCAATGTATCTATTGTAATTGCTATCATTATATTATTGCTCGAAAATCGTTTTCTAACTGCACTTGCCCCGGCTTTTTATGTAGTGACCGTACTGTTACTCATTTTAGTATTGTTGATAGGCCGTAATGTGGGCGGTAACCAGGCCTGGATAAATATAGGCGGGGGTTTTAGATTGCAGCCATCGGAATTTGCCAAGTTTGCAACCTGCTTGCTGCTTGCCAGGTACCTGAGCTCTGTTAACGTAAAGGTAACCGAAGTAAAATCATTTGTGATAGCCGCCGGTATCATTTTGTTGCCTATGGTGCTCATTAAGCTGCAACCTGATGATGGCTCTACACTGGTATTCTGTTCACTTATTTTTGTTCTATATCGCGAAGGTTTGTCCTCATACTTTTTGATAATTATAGGCATACTCATCACCCTTTTTCTAACCTCACAGGTTTTTAATGAACTTTATATTATTGCAGTAATAGCTGTAATAACCGGTCTGTTTGCCATTACTATTAAAAGGAACCGCGCACTTGTTTTTAAAATAATTGCTGGCGCGGTGATCAGTATAGCGTTTGTATTAATAGCCAAGCCACTGTATAATCATGGACTAAAATCGCATCAAAGGGCGCGTATTGATATTGTGCTCGGGCTTACGAAAGATAACAGGGGAGTTGGCTACAATCAGAATCAATCAAAAATAGCTATTGGTTCGGGTCGGTTATGGGGTAAAGGCTATCTACAGGGAACGCAAACCAAATATGCTTTTGTTCCTGAGCAAAGCACCGACTTTATTTTTTGCACCATTGGCGAGGAATGGGGCTTTGCTGGTTCTGTAGTTGTATTGGGCCTATATCTTTTTTTAATATTGCGTATTGTAATGATAGCCGAAAGGCAGCGTGCCCCTTTTTCGCGTATATATGGTTATGGTGTTGCATCGATACTATTTTTTCACGTGGTGATCAATATAGCTATGGCTATTGGCTTAATGCCGGTAATAGGTATCCCGCTACCTTTCATAAGTTATGGTGGCTCTTCGTTGCTTAGCTTTACTATTCTGTTGTTTATCCTTGTCAAGCTCGACTCCAATCGAATGGGCATTGTTTAG
- the mreC gene encoding rod shape-determining protein MreC yields the protein MRNLLIFITKYNAFFLFLIFEISSLLIYIKYNSFQKATFINSTNKVTGTLFTQVSQLNDYLSLKEVNDSLARENAYLRGLLKSSSYVDTIEKHQVKDTVYKQQYSYIVAKVINNSTNRRSNYITINRGSKEGITKDMGVICGAGVVGQVIDVSEHLAIVQSVLHKNTRFSAMLVNNKEIGSFIWGTDLDPTKGLLIDIQNNAQPKLGEMVVTSGYSLFPTGIPFGKITNLHAKGGGLLLNVEVALAVDFSKLQYVYVVNNKFAQEQAGLEAVQNKNE from the coding sequence ATGCGTAACCTCTTGATTTTTATCACTAAGTATAACGCGTTTTTTTTATTCCTGATTTTTGAGATAAGTTCGCTGCTTATCTATATAAAATACAATTCTTTTCAAAAGGCTACTTTTATAAACTCTACCAATAAGGTTACCGGCACGTTGTTTACCCAGGTAAGCCAGCTTAATGATTATCTTTCGTTAAAAGAGGTGAATGACAGCCTGGCACGGGAAAACGCTTATCTCCGTGGCCTGCTCAAATCATCCAGTTATGTAGATACGATTGAGAAACACCAGGTTAAAGATACTGTTTACAAGCAGCAGTACAGTTACATTGTTGCTAAAGTGATTAATAACTCTACCAACAGGCGCAGTAACTATATCACTATAAACAGGGGCAGTAAAGAAGGCATAACCAAAGATATGGGAGTAATTTGCGGAGCTGGAGTAGTTGGACAGGTGATTGATGTTTCTGAGCATCTGGCCATTGTACAATCGGTGCTGCATAAAAACACGAGGTTTAGCGCCATGCTGGTTAATAATAAAGAAATTGGCTCATTTATATGGGGTACTGATCTTGACCCTACAAAGGGTTTATTGATTGATATACAAAATAATGCGCAGCCAAAACTTGGCGAGATGGTAGTTACATCGGGTTATTCGCTTTTCCCAACAGGTATACCGTTTGGCAAAATAACCAATTTGCATGCTAAAGGTGGTGGGTTATTGCTTAATGTGGAAGTGGCGCTTGCCGTTGATTTTAGCAAGCTGCAATATGTTTATGTGGTAAACAATAAATTTGCCCAAGAACAGGCGGGACTGGAGGCCGTGCAAAACAAAAATGAGTAG
- the mrdA gene encoding penicillin-binding protein 2: MNKFFERRYVVTGIFITIILALLARLYYIQIVDDRYALYASKNVIRQFVLYPARGPILDRNGKILVQNEPIYDITVNPKEVKPFDTLAFCKLIGIDKPGFDKRFTKAVKYSPNRESIFEKQLSVELYASFQEKLFEFPGFYVQPRTVRTYPDSVAAQFLGFIGEAQDRDIKRSGGYYRPGDYIGVTGVEKAYEEVLRGQRGVKNMMVDSRGVPKGSYANGAFDTVARSGERLTSSLDIDLQKLGEKLMQNKLGSIVAIEPSSGEILCYVSSPTYDPNLMVGRERGNNAAKMYNDPYKPFFIRPIQAQYPPGSSFKPLSALIALQEGIINPNETFYCTGNYRAGNRIVHCNHGEAHGTVNMARAVAESCNGYFSMVFQRIVDRYGVKRTEANFDAWRANVMKFGLGARLDLDMPAEGRGNVPTPLHYDNIYHKGGWRSSTIVPLAIGQGELLATPLQMANLECTIANHGFFYKPHLIKAIGAENVIKKEYTEKNYVGIDPQYFEPVIDGMQAVVDNGTGRRSKIPDIVMCGKTGTAQNPRGEDNSVFVAFAPRENPKIAIAVVVENSGEGAHWAAPIASFIVEKYLKGKITPRESGITVDYFANANRLPDLSLYEHDLQKERRRDSIRSVRIDSIKKVKADSIKKAAQTKTAKNNRSSSFGDFLAGRRTIK; this comes from the coding sequence ATGAACAAATTTTTTGAGCGTCGCTACGTTGTAACAGGTATTTTCATCACTATAATTCTGGCGCTTCTGGCAAGGCTTTACTACATCCAGATAGTTGATGACCGTTATGCGCTGTACGCAAGCAAAAATGTTATCCGCCAGTTTGTATTGTATCCAGCACGCGGCCCTATACTTGATCGTAATGGTAAAATACTGGTACAGAATGAGCCTATATATGATATTACCGTTAATCCCAAGGAGGTAAAACCTTTTGATACGCTTGCATTTTGTAAATTGATAGGTATTGATAAACCCGGGTTCGACAAGCGGTTTACCAAGGCTGTAAAGTACTCACCAAACCGCGAATCCATATTTGAAAAACAACTATCGGTTGAACTGTATGCATCGTTCCAGGAAAAGTTATTTGAGTTTCCCGGCTTTTATGTTCAGCCCCGTACGGTGCGTACTTATCCCGATTCGGTAGCGGCGCAGTTTTTGGGTTTTATAGGTGAGGCGCAGGATCGTGATATTAAACGCTCTGGCGGATATTATCGTCCTGGTGATTATATAGGTGTTACCGGCGTTGAAAAGGCCTATGAAGAAGTTCTACGCGGACAGCGTGGTGTGAAAAACATGATGGTCGATTCGCGGGGAGTACCAAAAGGGTCTTATGCCAATGGCGCTTTTGATACTGTTGCCCGCTCAGGCGAACGGCTTACTTCATCGCTCGATATTGATCTGCAAAAACTGGGCGAAAAGTTGATGCAAAACAAATTGGGCAGTATTGTGGCTATTGAGCCATCAAGCGGCGAAATTCTGTGCTATGTAAGCAGCCCTACTTATGATCCTAATTTGATGGTAGGTCGGGAGCGTGGCAATAACGCGGCGAAAATGTATAATGATCCATATAAGCCATTTTTTATAAGGCCTATCCAGGCTCAATATCCTCCGGGTTCGTCATTTAAGCCTTTAAGCGCGCTTATAGCCTTGCAGGAAGGCATCATCAACCCTAATGAAACTTTCTATTGCACTGGTAATTATCGGGCGGGCAACCGAATTGTACATTGTAACCATGGTGAAGCACACGGTACGGTAAATATGGCCCGGGCTGTGGCCGAATCATGTAACGGTTACTTCTCAATGGTTTTTCAGCGTATTGTTGACCGATACGGAGTGAAACGGACAGAGGCGAATTTTGATGCATGGCGGGCCAATGTAATGAAGTTTGGTCTTGGCGCAAGATTAGATCTTGACATGCCTGCCGAAGGCCGAGGTAATGTACCAACGCCTTTACATTATGACAACATTTACCACAAAGGCGGCTGGCGCTCAAGCACCATTGTTCCGCTGGCCATTGGCCAGGGTGAGCTTTTAGCCACACCGCTGCAAATGGCCAACCTGGAGTGTACTATCGCCAATCATGGTTTTTTTTATAAGCCGCACCTGATTAAAGCCATTGGTGCAGAAAACGTTATTAAGAAAGAATATACCGAAAAAAATTATGTGGGGATAGACCCGCAATATTTTGAACCTGTTATTGACGGTATGCAGGCCGTAGTTGATAATGGTACCGGCCGGAGATCAAAAATACCTGATATTGTGATGTGCGGAAAAACAGGGACAGCGCAAAACCCGCGTGGCGAAGATAACTCGGTATTTGTAGCCTTTGCGCCTCGTGAAAACCCGAAGATAGCGATAGCCGTAGTAGTAGAAAACTCTGGCGAAGGGGCGCACTGGGCTGCCCCTATAGCCAGTTTTATAGTTGAAAAATATTTGAAAGGTAAGATCACCCCGCGTGAATCAGGAATTACTGTTGACTATTTTGCCAATGCCAATCGCCTGCCCGATCTGAGCCTTTATGAACACGATTTACAAAAAGAGCGTAGAAGGGATAGTATCCGGAGCGTAAGGATAGATTCGATAAAAAAAGTCAAAGCCGATTCTATAAAGAAGGCGGCCCAAACAAAAACGGCGAAAAATAATAGATCAAGTAGTTTTGGTGATTTTTTAGCAGGCAGGAGGACTATTAAATAG